A region from the Actinomycetes bacterium genome encodes:
- a CDS encoding LLM class flavin-dependent oxidoreductase, translated as MQIGIGLPNTVLDVPGELLLTWARRAQDRGFSTLATIDRVAYPSYDSLTALAAAAAVSDRIGLLTNILLEPAYSPVLLAKVTASVDQISGGRFTLGLGVGARADDFQLTGRSFSDRGKRFDADLELLHRAWAGEPVPGSQFPVAPPTTRGRIPLLIGGRPDLAAPRAVRWRAGYTIGGASPEMAAGVIGAFRAAWEQAGGDGQPRIVVLSYFSLGEEHTEESVRNLRTYYGFAGEWAEGIAMGAPRTPAAVRERAAAFEELGVDELVFDPTVADVDQVDRLADVVGSDATAASA; from the coding sequence ATGCAGATTGGCATCGGCCTCCCGAACACCGTCCTCGACGTCCCTGGAGAGCTGCTGCTCACCTGGGCCAGGCGCGCTCAGGACCGCGGGTTCTCCACGCTCGCGACGATCGACCGGGTCGCCTATCCCAGCTACGACTCGCTCACGGCCCTGGCCGCGGCGGCGGCGGTGAGCGACCGGATCGGCCTGCTGACCAACATCCTCCTCGAACCCGCCTACAGCCCGGTGCTGCTGGCCAAGGTGACGGCGAGCGTCGACCAGATCTCAGGCGGCCGCTTCACCCTCGGGCTGGGGGTGGGAGCGCGGGCCGACGACTTCCAGCTGACCGGCCGGTCGTTCTCCGACCGCGGCAAGCGGTTCGATGCCGACCTGGAACTGCTCCACCGGGCCTGGGCGGGCGAGCCGGTCCCCGGGAGCCAGTTCCCGGTCGCCCCGCCGACCACGAGGGGCCGCATCCCGCTGCTGATCGGCGGGCGGCCGGATCTGGCGGCGCCACGAGCGGTCCGGTGGCGCGCGGGCTACACCATCGGGGGGGCCTCGCCGGAGATGGCCGCCGGCGTGATCGGGGCCTTTCGGGCCGCGTGGGAGCAGGCCGGCGGCGACGGGCAGCCGCGGATCGTCGTCCTGTCCTATTTCTCGCTGGGTGAGGAGCACACCGAGGAGTCGGTCCGCAACCTGCGCACCTACTACGGGTTCGCCGGTGAGTGGGCGGAGGGGATCGCCATGGGCGCACCCCGCACACCGGCCGCGGTCCGGGAGCGGGCCGCGGCCTTCGAGGAGCTCGGCGTGGACGAGCTGGTCTTCGACCCCACCGTCGCCGATGTCGACCAGGTGGATCGGCTCGCCGACGTGGTCGGGTCGGACGCCACCGCGGCATCGGCCTGA
- a CDS encoding DUF6282 family protein, translating to MATSPYGGPLISLDDAVDLHCHPYPDLFPRLADDIDIALAARDAGMKAVVLKCHHESTVSRAYLVQRMVPGIRVFGGVVLNSYVGGINPAAVEAALRLGGKEVWMPTVDAGYHAQVHGGTGGYDAQQGGRRQAEGIWVTDADGRLKPVVKDVLALVAEHQAILGTCHLSPTEIVALVREARDVGVEKIVVTHPFFRVPNLDLDTVEEVARLGAMPEFGYCTISPAWQYAAPEKIVAAVGRVGASRCLLVSDTGQRHNPMPSEALRVFAQTVFEKGVSEQDVVTMISRNPYELLDLDTADAPPRPVDLAWAARLNADPCLAPAASPTPPQ from the coding sequence ATGGCCACATCCCCGTACGGCGGGCCGCTGATCAGCCTCGACGACGCCGTCGACCTGCACTGCCACCCCTACCCGGACCTGTTCCCGCGCCTGGCCGACGACATCGACATCGCCCTGGCCGCACGGGACGCCGGTATGAAGGCGGTCGTGCTCAAGTGCCACCACGAGAGCACCGTGTCCCGCGCCTACCTGGTCCAGCGGATGGTGCCCGGCATCCGCGTGTTCGGCGGGGTGGTGCTCAACTCCTACGTCGGCGGCATCAACCCGGCCGCGGTCGAGGCCGCGCTGCGGCTCGGCGGCAAGGAGGTGTGGATGCCCACGGTCGACGCCGGCTACCACGCGCAGGTCCATGGCGGCACCGGCGGCTACGACGCGCAGCAGGGCGGCCGCCGACAGGCCGAGGGCATCTGGGTGACCGACGCCGACGGCAGGCTCAAGCCCGTGGTCAAGGACGTGCTCGCCCTGGTCGCGGAGCACCAGGCGATCCTTGGCACCTGCCATCTGTCACCGACCGAGATCGTCGCGCTGGTCAGGGAGGCACGCGACGTCGGGGTCGAGAAGATCGTCGTTACCCACCCGTTCTTCAGGGTTCCCAACCTCGACCTTGACACCGTCGAGGAGGTCGCCCGTCTCGGCGCCATGCCCGAGTTCGGCTACTGCACCATCTCGCCCGCCTGGCAGTACGCCGCTCCCGAGAAGATCGTCGCGGCGGTCGGGCGGGTCGGCGCGTCGCGCTGCCTGCTGGTCTCCGACACGGGGCAGCGGCACAACCCGATGCCGTCGGAAGCCCTGCGCGTGTTCGCCCAGACCGTGTTCGAGAAGGGCGTGAGCGAGCAGGATGTCGTCACCATGATCAGCCGCAACCCCTACGAACTTCTCGACCTCGACACCGCCGACGCCCCGCCGCGCCCGGTCGACCTCGCCTGGGCGGCGCGCCTGAACGCCGATCCCTGCCTGGCGCCCGCGGCGAGCCCAACCCCGCCACAATAG
- a CDS encoding ABC transporter substrate-binding protein, which produces MEELQRRVDEVRARRTELDNHLIDELVAGRISRREFIRRGTVLGMSMGVLGFLAAACGGSSTPGTTGSSATGAVKKGGTMTVGIIAPSAAVNPLTVADEGGLAVLGQAGEYLTWSDEKLNLQPVLAESWSPNADGSVWTFKIRQGVTFNNGQPLKAEDVAKTFKTHSDPKGGSSALSAFAGVLKPAGVQVVDDQTVAFHLDAPNGNFPYLVSSDNYNTIILPANYDYGGKYETSFVGTGPWKMTSFKTGSEVAYAKNPSYWQAGSPILDTVTLKFYADEQPRVLALQSKQLDVVSQFSASTGQPLFNNPNVKVLELRSAAHRQVHMRTDKEPFTDKRVRQAIALLLDRPALVQGLLSGKGDMGNDSPFAPVFPSTDTSVAQRAKDVDKAKQLLADAGKSSFTVTLATWNGYEIPLLAQTIKQAVQQVGGTINLSVTNPSTYYGSAVFGKSPWLDSTMGITDYGHRGVPNVFLSAPLTSSGPWNSAHFHNKDYDALVKQYVAAVEVQAQKAAAAKIEQLLLDESPVLFPYFHFHMSATQTNIAGVEPTAMGHIRLTKAGQLA; this is translated from the coding sequence ATGGAGGAGTTGCAGCGCCGGGTCGACGAGGTTCGGGCCCGCCGGACCGAGCTCGACAACCACCTGATCGACGAGCTGGTCGCCGGCAGGATCTCGCGGCGGGAGTTCATCCGGCGTGGGACGGTGCTCGGGATGTCGATGGGAGTGCTCGGCTTCCTGGCTGCGGCCTGCGGGGGGTCGTCGACGCCTGGGACCACCGGGAGCAGCGCCACCGGGGCCGTCAAGAAGGGCGGCACGATGACCGTCGGGATCATCGCCCCCTCGGCGGCCGTCAACCCCCTCACGGTGGCCGACGAGGGGGGGCTGGCCGTGCTCGGGCAGGCCGGCGAGTACCTCACCTGGTCGGACGAGAAGCTCAACCTGCAGCCCGTCCTCGCGGAGAGCTGGTCGCCCAACGCCGACGGCTCGGTGTGGACCTTCAAGATCCGCCAGGGCGTGACCTTCAACAACGGCCAGCCGCTGAAGGCCGAGGACGTTGCAAAGACCTTCAAGACCCACTCCGACCCCAAGGGGGGCTCGAGCGCGCTCTCGGCGTTCGCCGGGGTGCTGAAGCCGGCCGGGGTCCAGGTGGTCGACGACCAGACGGTGGCCTTCCACCTCGACGCCCCGAACGGGAACTTCCCCTACCTGGTGAGCTCGGACAACTACAACACGATCATCCTGCCGGCCAACTACGACTACGGCGGCAAGTACGAGACCTCGTTCGTCGGGACGGGCCCCTGGAAGATGACGAGCTTCAAGACCGGGTCGGAGGTGGCCTACGCGAAGAACCCCAGCTACTGGCAGGCGGGGTCGCCCATCCTGGACACCGTCACGCTCAAGTTCTACGCCGACGAGCAGCCGCGCGTGCTCGCACTGCAGAGCAAGCAGCTCGACGTGGTGAGCCAGTTCTCCGCCTCCACCGGCCAGCCCCTGTTCAACAACCCCAACGTCAAGGTCCTGGAGCTGCGCTCGGCCGCGCACCGGCAGGTGCACATGCGCACCGACAAGGAGCCCTTCACCGACAAGCGGGTGCGGCAGGCCATCGCCCTGCTGCTGGACCGCCCGGCGCTGGTCCAGGGGTTGCTGAGCGGCAAGGGCGACATGGGCAACGACTCGCCGTTCGCCCCTGTCTTCCCCTCGACCGACACGTCCGTCGCGCAGCGCGCGAAGGACGTCGACAAGGCCAAGCAGCTGCTCGCCGACGCGGGGAAGTCCAGCTTCACGGTGACGCTCGCGACCTGGAACGGCTACGAGATCCCGCTGCTCGCGCAGACGATCAAGCAGGCGGTGCAGCAGGTCGGCGGCACGATCAACCTCAGCGTGACCAACCCGAGCACCTACTACGGGTCGGCGGTGTTCGGGAAGTCGCCCTGGCTCGACTCGACCATGGGGATCACCGACTACGGCCACCGCGGCGTGCCCAACGTGTTCCTCAGCGCCCCGCTCACCTCGAGCGGCCCGTGGAACTCGGCGCACTTCCACAACAAGGACTACGACGCGCTGGTCAAGCAGTACGTGGCCGCGGTCGAGGTGCAGGCGCAGAAGGCCGCTGCGGCAAAGATCGAGCAGCTGCTGCTGGATGAGTCGCCGGTCCTCTTCCCGTACTTCCACTTCCACATGAGCGCGACGCAGACCAACATCGCCGGGGTGGAGCCAACGGCCATGGGCCACATCCGGCTCACCAAGGCAGGGCAACTGGCCTAG
- a CDS encoding amidohydrolase family protein yields the protein MADPLRVDVHMHLYPSAESGDWWKAGYEIWEYGEKQGVTFSRSSGTVGDALVAMDEAGFSHGIAVNLLSVDLFREEAVAMLPEDLQGEDRAAAVAEIETTMAERFRAANRWLVDALAPVPQLTPYVGVDPWALSPDENVEHLRDMANRGAHGIKLHPVAQRFEPNDPRMRPVYDVCEELGLVVLSHTGSAKGGEPFAEPQAFASVLEHHPRLTVVLAHLGGGSWRQTLGLARAFPKVAFDLCEIVEWTGAPKAPTDEDLAHMIKEIGTERVMFGTDFPWYDLDRTVGLVMELPLLSTGEKERILGANAAGLLDLPV from the coding sequence ATGGCGGACCCCCTCAGAGTCGACGTCCACATGCACCTGTATCCGTCCGCGGAGTCGGGAGACTGGTGGAAGGCCGGCTACGAGATCTGGGAGTACGGAGAGAAGCAGGGGGTCACGTTCAGCCGTTCCAGCGGGACGGTCGGCGACGCGCTCGTGGCCATGGATGAGGCCGGGTTCAGCCACGGCATCGCCGTGAACCTGTTGAGTGTGGACCTCTTCCGGGAAGAGGCGGTGGCGATGCTGCCGGAGGACCTCCAAGGCGAGGACCGGGCCGCGGCCGTGGCCGAGATCGAAACGACCATGGCCGAGCGGTTCCGCGCCGCCAACCGGTGGCTGGTCGACGCCCTTGCCCCGGTTCCCCAGCTCACCCCGTACGTCGGGGTGGACCCCTGGGCCTTGTCACCCGACGAGAACGTCGAGCATCTGCGAGACATGGCGAACCGGGGGGCCCACGGCATCAAGCTGCACCCGGTGGCGCAGCGGTTCGAGCCGAACGACCCGCGCATGCGCCCTGTCTACGACGTCTGCGAGGAGCTGGGCCTGGTGGTGCTGTCCCACACCGGGTCCGCCAAGGGCGGGGAACCGTTCGCCGAGCCCCAGGCGTTCGCCAGCGTGCTCGAACATCACCCCCGCCTCACCGTGGTCCTGGCCCATCTCGGCGGGGGGAGCTGGCGCCAGACGCTCGGCCTGGCCCGGGCATTCCCGAAGGTGGCATTCGACCTCTGCGAGATCGTCGAGTGGACCGGAGCGCCGAAGGCTCCGACGGACGAGGACCTGGCCCACATGATCAAGGAGATCGGCACCGAGCGGGTCATGTTCGGCACCGACTTCCCTTGGTACGACTTGGATCGGACGGTCGGGCTGGTCATGGAACTGCCGCTGCTCTCGACAGGCGAGAAGGAGCGGATCCTGGGAGCGAACGCCGCCGGCCTGCTCGACCTGCCGGTCTGA
- a CDS encoding arginase family protein — protein sequence MELADGDGGRASFPFAGIPSFLGSAVCTDLDSLDADIAVLGVPTDEGSPFMPGSRFGARSIREHSLRFVTDGRGYYDPQARRRFLEREMAEQRIVDVGDADVLPTNVVDTFANITGLTRKVIERGAMPVALGGDHAITFPVVRAFEGKEPFHVVHFDAHIDYMPFIHGLEFTNQHAFRHIRLMPNVRSINQVGIRSIRNTETMHEDSLHDGNRVVTMEEFRDRPVDSVLDGIPQGARCYVSVDIDVLDMSLIPGCVSAEPNGMSYAELRDAMFAVAERTEVIGLDLVEVNPLLDVRTGLTSYLAAHVVVESLGRICDQPRWRDARAERRAAARAVGGA from the coding sequence ATGGAACTGGCTGACGGCGACGGCGGCCGGGCGAGCTTCCCGTTCGCCGGGATCCCCTCGTTCCTCGGGTCGGCCGTCTGCACCGACCTGGACAGCCTCGACGCCGACATCGCGGTCCTTGGCGTACCGACCGACGAAGGCTCGCCCTTCATGCCGGGGTCCCGGTTCGGTGCCCGCTCGATCCGGGAGCACTCGCTCCGGTTCGTCACCGACGGCCGCGGCTACTACGACCCCCAGGCCCGCCGGCGGTTCCTCGAGCGGGAGATGGCGGAGCAGCGGATCGTGGACGTGGGCGACGCTGACGTGCTCCCCACCAACGTGGTGGACACCTTCGCCAACATCACCGGGCTCACCCGCAAGGTGATCGAGCGCGGGGCCATGCCTGTGGCCCTGGGCGGTGACCACGCGATCACGTTCCCGGTGGTCCGGGCGTTCGAGGGAAAGGAGCCCTTCCACGTCGTCCACTTCGACGCGCACATCGACTACATGCCGTTCATCCACGGGCTGGAGTTCACCAACCAGCACGCGTTCCGGCACATCCGCCTGATGCCGAACGTGCGGTCCATCAACCAGGTAGGGATCCGGAGCATCCGCAACACGGAGACGATGCACGAGGACTCGCTCCACGACGGCAACCGGGTCGTGACCATGGAGGAGTTCCGGGATCGCCCCGTCGACTCGGTGCTGGACGGGATCCCCCAGGGGGCTCGGTGCTATGTCAGCGTCGACATCGACGTCCTCGACATGTCCCTCATCCCGGGCTGCGTCTCGGCGGAGCCGAATGGCATGAGCTACGCCGAGCTGCGGGACGCCATGTTCGCCGTGGCCGAGCGGACCGAGGTGATCGGCCTCGACCTCGTCGAGGTCAACCCCTTGCTCGACGTCCGCACGGGACTGACCTCGTACCTGGCCGCCCACGTCGTTGTGGAGTCCCTCGGCCGGATCTGCGACCAGCCCCGGTGGCGGGACGCCCGGGCCGAACGGCGTGCCGCGGCCAGGGCCGTCGGCGGCGCGTGA
- a CDS encoding nucleoside deaminase, which yields MAGETGAVDRMLAVAIEEARIGLSEGGVPVGGALFAADGRLLGRGRNRRVQEDDPSIHGETDAFRKAGRQQSYRGTTMVTTLAPCWYCSGLIRQFRIPRVVVGEDRHFRGGVDWLRASGVEITVVDSPECGDLMERFIHEHPEIWNEDIGEG from the coding sequence ATGGCGGGCGAAACGGGAGCAGTCGACCGCATGCTGGCAGTCGCCATCGAGGAAGCCAGGATCGGGCTGAGCGAGGGCGGCGTGCCGGTGGGCGGCGCCCTGTTCGCAGCGGACGGTCGGCTCCTGGGGCGGGGGCGCAACCGGAGAGTGCAGGAAGACGACCCCTCGATCCACGGTGAGACCGACGCCTTCCGGAAGGCTGGCCGGCAGCAGAGCTATCGCGGCACCACCATGGTGACAACCCTGGCCCCCTGCTGGTACTGCAGCGGCCTGATCCGGCAGTTCCGCATCCCCCGGGTCGTCGTCGGAGAGGACCGCCACTTCCGCGGCGGGGTCGATTGGCTCCGGGCGTCAGGCGTCGAGATCACCGTGGTCGACTCGCCTGAATGCGGGGATCTCATGGAACGGTTCATCCACGAGCATCCCGAGATCTGGAACGAGGACATCGGCGAGGGCTAG
- a CDS encoding diaminopropionate ammonia-lyase, whose product MSATPGLAGGEVLLNPAADPGASMAPPPRAPLGLHRRLPGYAVTPLTDAPTLARANGVGRVWVKDESSRLGLPSFKLLGASWAAYRAVAERLGRDPEPWASLDELRETLVPLRPLTLAAATDGNHGRAVARMAALLGFDADVYVPKGTAAARIAAIEGEGARVTVVDGDYDGAVAAAAATAGDRCLVIQDVAWPGYEQVPAWVVEGYATIFWEVDDQLAEDGEERPDVVVVPVGVGGLAAAAVRHWRRQGLGRPPRLVGVEPLAAACVLRSLRAGRIVTVPGPHDSIMAGLNCGTPSLVAWPYLQAGLDAVVAVADDLARAGMRDLAAAGVVAGETGAASLAGLAQVAGGREAGTLRGALGLGADARVLLLCTEGATDPEAYRRIVGSP is encoded by the coding sequence GTGAGTGCGACGCCCGGGCTGGCGGGAGGCGAGGTGCTCCTCAACCCGGCGGCGGATCCGGGCGCCTCGATGGCGCCACCGCCGAGGGCGCCGCTCGGCCTGCACCGGCGCCTGCCCGGCTACGCGGTCACGCCCCTTACCGACGCGCCCACGCTCGCCCGGGCCAACGGCGTCGGCCGGGTGTGGGTCAAGGACGAGTCCTCCCGGCTGGGGCTGCCCTCGTTCAAGCTGCTCGGTGCAAGCTGGGCCGCCTACCGCGCAGTGGCCGAACGGCTCGGCCGGGACCCGGAGCCGTGGGCGAGCCTCGACGAGCTGCGCGAGACGCTCGTGCCGCTGCGGCCCCTGACCCTGGCCGCCGCCACCGACGGCAACCACGGCCGGGCCGTCGCCCGCATGGCCGCGCTGCTCGGCTTTGACGCCGACGTCTACGTGCCGAAGGGCACCGCGGCCGCGCGGATCGCCGCCATCGAGGGGGAGGGCGCCCGGGTCACGGTGGTCGACGGCGACTACGACGGCGCGGTGGCCGCGGCCGCCGCCACCGCCGGAGACCGGTGCCTGGTGATCCAGGACGTCGCCTGGCCCGGCTACGAGCAGGTCCCGGCCTGGGTCGTCGAGGGCTACGCCACCATCTTCTGGGAGGTCGACGACCAGCTCGCCGAGGACGGCGAGGAGCGGCCCGACGTGGTCGTGGTCCCGGTCGGCGTGGGCGGGCTCGCGGCCGCCGCCGTGCGGCACTGGCGCCGCCAGGGGCTCGGGCGGCCACCCCGCCTCGTCGGCGTCGAGCCGCTCGCGGCCGCCTGCGTGCTGCGCTCGCTGCGGGCCGGCCGGATCGTGACCGTCCCCGGTCCCCACGACTCGATCATGGCCGGGCTGAACTGCGGTACGCCCTCGCTGGTGGCCTGGCCGTACCTGCAGGCCGGCCTCGACGCGGTGGTGGCGGTCGCCGACGACCTCGCACGCGCCGGCATGCGCGACCTGGCCGCGGCCGGCGTCGTCGCCGGCGAGACCGGCGCAGCGTCCCTCGCCGGCCTTGCCCAGGTGGCCGGCGGACGGGAGGCCGGCACGCTCCGAGGCGCCCTCGGCCTTGGAGCAGACGCCCGTGTCCTGCTGCTGTGCACGGAGGGCGCGACCGACCCGGAGGCCTACCGGCGGATCGTGGGGAGTCCCTGA
- a CDS encoding ABC transporter permease — protein MGRFVLRRVGLAVLTLWLLATIVFVGMQVLPGDVGRRILGPFAAPEAVAALNQRLGTDRPIAVQYWDWLSGAVRGDLGESLSFQVPVSSLLGSALLNSLKLALVAFVLVVPLGILGGIAAGLSHGRAVDRVVTVGGLSATVVPEFVWSIVVILVFAVQLQWLPVTAQAPRGSGPGTQLRYLLLPAIPLVFVLFGYIARITRAGMIEALDADYTRTAVLKGISQRTVIFRHVLRNALLPTIAVVATQTGYLIGGLVVIEVIFNYQGIGQLTFLAATKKDFPLLQGTVMVMGIVYLLTTLLADIGYSLLNPRIRYGGTE, from the coding sequence ATGGGCCGGTTCGTCCTCCGGCGCGTCGGGCTTGCGGTGCTGACGCTCTGGCTGCTCGCGACCATCGTCTTCGTCGGGATGCAGGTGCTCCCCGGTGACGTCGGCCGCCGCATCCTGGGGCCCTTCGCCGCACCCGAGGCCGTCGCCGCTCTGAACCAGCGGCTGGGGACGGACCGGCCCATCGCGGTGCAGTACTGGGACTGGCTGTCCGGCGCGGTGCGTGGTGACCTGGGCGAGTCGCTCTCTTTCCAGGTCCCCGTGTCCTCGCTGCTCGGGTCGGCGCTGCTCAACTCGCTCAAGCTCGCGCTCGTGGCGTTCGTGCTGGTGGTGCCGCTCGGCATCCTCGGCGGGATCGCGGCCGGGCTCTCCCACGGCCGGGCGGTGGACCGCGTCGTGACGGTGGGCGGCCTGTCCGCCACCGTGGTGCCCGAGTTCGTCTGGAGCATCGTGGTCATCCTGGTGTTCGCCGTGCAGCTGCAGTGGCTCCCGGTCACCGCCCAGGCCCCCAGGGGAAGCGGGCCCGGCACGCAGCTGCGCTACCTCCTCCTGCCCGCGATCCCGTTGGTGTTCGTGCTGTTCGGCTACATCGCCCGGATCACCCGTGCGGGCATGATCGAGGCGCTGGACGCCGACTACACCCGCACCGCGGTGCTCAAGGGGATCTCGCAGCGGACCGTGATCTTCCGCCACGTGCTCCGCAACGCGCTGCTGCCGACGATCGCGGTGGTCGCCACCCAGACCGGCTACCTCATCGGCGGGCTGGTGGTGATCGAGGTCATCTTCAACTACCAGGGGATCGGACAGCTGACCTTCCTGGCCGCCACGAAGAAGGACTTCCCCCTGCTGCAGGGCACGGTGATGGTGATGGGGATCGTGTACCTGCTGACCACGCTGCTCGCCGACATCGGCTACTCGCTGCTCAACCCGCGCATCCGCTACGGGGGCACGGAATGA
- a CDS encoding cytosine permease, with translation MAEAITSQVKLDAHSIEPIPEQDKDSTGLQQMWIWAGANIAPINWILGALGIVLGLGLVETVLIVVLGNLIGCAIFAAMTVMGHKTGVNQMVLSRSAFGRRGGYLSSWMQFLMTMGWIGVNTYFPVLLAVAILGHFGVKDTFAVKFIVVTVIMVIQVGIGVYGFYLIRTFEKYTVPVTAAIMLLMSVLAWSRPGVVNWSLTTKLTGGAHFSAITGLITAIGVGWGISWVTWASDYSRFVPRRIPSRSVFWYSYIGMFIPTVWLAVLGATIASVSQSTDPSKLVTSVFGGVVAVLVMLMVLHGPVATNILNVYSSALAAVSAGIRASRFALGLLAGVVGYAVTLYFLRAPSFAQSFDNWMVGLVLWMSPWAGVVLADFYLLRKQRIDVDQLYAEPGRSAYGDVNWVGIGAFILGLLAGWLFEFGLVTPLQGFISKNVLSGADLSWLVGMAVGGAVYLVGMRGRVVAPVQEMAAPPTVAGS, from the coding sequence ATGGCAGAAGCGATCACCTCGCAGGTGAAGCTCGACGCGCACAGCATCGAGCCGATCCCAGAGCAGGACAAGGACTCGACCGGTCTGCAGCAGATGTGGATCTGGGCTGGGGCGAACATCGCGCCGATCAACTGGATCCTGGGGGCCCTCGGCATCGTGCTCGGCCTCGGCCTGGTCGAGACCGTGCTGATCGTGGTCCTCGGCAACCTCATCGGCTGCGCGATCTTCGCGGCGATGACGGTGATGGGCCACAAGACCGGCGTGAACCAGATGGTCCTGTCCCGCTCGGCGTTCGGCCGGCGGGGCGGCTACCTGTCGTCGTGGATGCAGTTCCTCATGACGATGGGCTGGATCGGGGTCAACACCTACTTCCCGGTCCTCCTCGCCGTGGCGATCCTCGGCCACTTCGGGGTCAAGGACACCTTTGCGGTCAAGTTCATCGTCGTGACCGTCATCATGGTCATCCAGGTCGGGATCGGGGTGTACGGCTTCTACCTGATCCGGACCTTCGAGAAGTACACCGTCCCGGTGACAGCGGCGATCATGCTGCTCATGAGCGTCCTGGCCTGGTCCCGGCCGGGGGTCGTCAACTGGAGCCTGACGACCAAGCTGACCGGGGGGGCGCACTTCTCGGCCATCACGGGACTCATCACGGCCATCGGCGTTGGCTGGGGGATCTCCTGGGTGACCTGGGCGTCCGACTACTCGCGCTTCGTGCCCAGGCGGATCCCCTCGAGATCGGTGTTCTGGTACAGCTACATCGGGATGTTCATCCCCACGGTGTGGCTGGCGGTCCTGGGCGCCACCATCGCCAGCGTCAGCCAGTCCACCGACCCGTCGAAGCTCGTGACGTCGGTGTTCGGGGGCGTCGTGGCCGTGCTGGTCATGCTGATGGTGCTGCACGGGCCGGTGGCCACGAACATCCTCAACGTCTACTCCTCGGCCCTGGCCGCGGTCAGTGCCGGCATCCGCGCCTCGCGGTTCGCGCTGGGGCTCCTGGCCGGGGTCGTCGGCTACGCGGTGACCCTCTACTTCCTGCGCGCACCCTCGTTCGCCCAGAGCTTCGACAACTGGATGGTCGGGCTGGTCCTGTGGATGTCGCCGTGGGCAGGGGTGGTCCTGGCCGACTTCTACCTGCTCAGGAAGCAGCGAATCGACGTGGACCAGCTCTACGCGGAGCCCGGCCGGAGCGCCTACGGGGACGTGAACTGGGTCGGGATCGGGGCCTTCATCCTCGGGCTGCTCGCCGGCTGGCTGTTCGAGTTCGGCCTGGTGACGCCGCTCCAAGGCTTCATCTCGAAGAACGTCCTCTCCGGCGCCGACCTGTCCTGGCTGGTCGGCATGGCGGTCGGCGGCGCCGTCTACCTGGTCGGGATGCGGGGCCGGGTGGTGGCCCCTGTACAGGAGATGGCGGCGCCCCCGACGGTGGCCGGCTCGTAG
- a CDS encoding urea carboxylase-associated family protein — translation MRNEFVLVPAGEARVVHVASGGRFRVVDVEGGQVVDLFAFAADDVGEYASAEHTRVSVNRLFPRVGEAFVTNRRRPVLWFEEDDSPGVHDMLCAACDPVRYRLLGVDGWHPSCQENLQRVMAGLGHDRIEVPQPINLFMAVRVEPDGSFTWSSAPTKAGDGVVLRAALDCVVVASACPQDRNEINHYRPTPIGIELLQRLPTPGSS, via the coding sequence ATGAGGAACGAGTTCGTCCTGGTACCGGCCGGCGAGGCCCGGGTGGTCCACGTGGCCTCCGGCGGGCGGTTCCGCGTGGTCGACGTCGAGGGCGGACAGGTCGTGGACCTGTTCGCGTTCGCCGCCGACGACGTCGGGGAGTACGCCAGCGCCGAGCACACCAGGGTCTCGGTGAACCGGCTGTTCCCGCGGGTGGGCGAGGCGTTCGTCACGAACCGGCGCCGCCCGGTCCTCTGGTTCGAGGAGGACGACTCCCCCGGGGTGCACGACATGCTGTGCGCGGCCTGCGATCCTGTCCGGTACCGGCTCCTCGGCGTGGACGGGTGGCATCCGTCCTGCCAGGAGAACCTCCAGCGGGTGATGGCCGGGCTCGGCCACGACCGGATCGAGGTGCCCCAGCCGATCAACTTGTTCATGGCCGTGCGGGTCGAGCCGGACGGCTCCTTCACCTGGAGCTCGGCGCCCACCAAGGCCGGGGACGGTGTCGTCCTGCGCGCCGCGCTCGACTGCGTCGTCGTGGCGTCCGCGTGCCCGCAGGACCGCAACGAGATCAACCACTACCGGCCAACGCCCATCGGCATCGAGCTCCTCCAGCGGCTCCCGACTCCGGGAAGCTCGTAG